From Danio rerio strain Tuebingen ecotype United States chromosome 7, GRCz12tu, whole genome shotgun sequence, the proteins below share one genomic window:
- the pcdh7b gene encoding protocadherin-7b isoform X3, whose amino-acid sequence MRTTGIVDYLSYCFLILQLLSQPAAKQVLRYRLAEEGPADVRVGNVAADLGITAGMDVTFTLESGSEYFKIDNMTGDLSTNERRIDREKLPQCQMIFDENECFIDFEVSVIGPAQSWVDLFEGKVIILDINDNTPSFPSPVLTLSVEENRPIGTLYLLPTATDRDFGRNGIERYELIQDNGESTVRRIGTSGSGSVDSHSGKRRFDEGASRSSVFELQVADTTDGEKQPQLIIKGALDREQRDSYELTLRVRDGGDPPRSSQAILRVMITDVNDNTPRFEKSVYEADLPENSSPGAPILQLKAGDTDVGVNGQIEYVFGAATESVRRLLRLDESTGWLSVLHRIDREDVSQLRFTVMARDRGQPPKTDKATVIINIKDENDNVPNIDIRKIGRIFLKDGVANVAEDVIVDTPIALVQVSDRDKGPNGIVTCTVVGDVPFQLKPASEVEGDMNKKKYFLHTSAPLDYEAVQEYNVVIVAVDSGSPSLSSNNSLIVKVGDMNDNPPVFSKSTVEVSFPENNAPGERVVTVVALDADSGKNAEISYSLDSSVNGIFSIDADTGDIRVNTILDREQTERYEFKVIAKDKGMPVLQGSATVVVLVADKNDNEPKFMQDVFTFYIQENLQPNSPVGMITVMDADKGQNADMSLYIEEEENIFSIDNNTGTIFSNMAFDREQRNNYSFRVKAVDGGDPPRSATATVSLSVMDVNDNPPTVLFPMNNSYTLLPPSSNIRTVVRTVSATDTDTGVNANLSYRIVGGNPFKLFDMDAWTGVISLVGKLEQKHFGLHRLVVQVNDSGVPSQSTTTLVHIYVNETLFNSTIVEAQVAKSLSTPLNADIAGDPNYDLGKQRLSIAIGVVSGIMTVILIILVVVMARYCRPKNKNGYEAGKKDHEDFFTPQQHDKGKKPKKDKNKKKSKQPLYSSIVTVEASKPNGQRYDGVNEKLSDSPGMGRYRSVNGGPGSPDLARHYKSSSPLPTVQLHPQSPTAGKKHQAVQDLPPANTFVGTGDNISIGSDHCSEYSSQTINKYNKQPFRRVTFSVVSQPQDPHQGSLQSCYDSGLEESETPSSKSSSGPRLGALPLPEDAYERTTPDGSVGEAEHMENGEKEH is encoded by the coding sequence ATGAGGACTACAGGCATTGTGGACTATTTAAGCTACTGCTTTCTTATTCTGCAGCTGCTGAGTCAGCCCGCAGCCAAGCAAGTGCTCCGGTACCGCCTGGCTGAGGAGGGTCCTGCCGATGTCCGGGTAGGTAATGTAGCCGCGGACCTCGGCATCACGGCAGGCATGGACGTGACTTTTACATTAGAATCAGGCTCCGAGTACTTCAAAATCGATAACATGACCGGAGACCTCAGCACAAACGAGCGGCGAATAGACCGCGAAAAGCTGCCGCAGTGTCAAATGATTTTTGATGAGAACGAATGTTTTATAGATTTCGAAGTGTCTGTGATAGGACCCGCGCAGAGCTGGGTTGATCTCTTCGAAGGCAAAGTGATTATTTTAGACATTAACGACAACACGCCGTCTTTCCCCTCACCTGTTCTCACGCTCTCCGTTGAAGAGAACCGACCCATTGGCACACTTTATCTCCTGCCCACTGCCACCGACAGAGATTTTGGTCGGAATGGAATTGAGCGATACGAGTTAATTCAGGACAACGGCGAGAGCACTGTCAGGCGAATCGGCACTTCCGGCTCGGGCAGTGTTGACAGTCACTCGGGCAAGCGGAGGTTCGACGAGGGAGCAAGCCGTAGCAGCGTCTTTGAACTTCAAGTTGCTGACACCACAGACGGCGAGAAGCAGCCGCAGCTAATTATCAAAGGGGCTCTGGACAGAGAACAGCGCGACTCCTATGAGCTGACTCTGCGGGTTAGAGATGGGGGCGACCCCCCACGCTCCTCCCAAGCCATTCTGAGAGTAATGATCACAGATGTAAATGATAACACCCCACGCTTTGAGAAAAGTGTTTATGAGGCAGACCTACCAGAAAACAGTTCCCCAGGTGCCCCCATACTCCAGCTAAAGGCAGGTGACACTGACGTTGGTGTTAATGGACAGATCGAGTATGTTTTCGGAGCAGCCACAGAGTCAGTGCGACGACTGCTGCGGCTTGATGAGAGCACTGGCTGGCTCAGTGTTTTGCACCGAATTGATCGTGAAGATGTGAGCCAGCTTCGTTTCACAGTCATGGCACGTGACCGTGGTCAGCCTCCTAAAACTGACAAGGCGACAGTGATCATAAACATCAAAGATGAAAATGACAATGTCCCAAATATTGACATCCGAAAAATTGGACGCATCTTTCTGAAAGACGGCGTGGCTAATGTGGCAGAGGATGTGATTGTCGATACACCCATTGCTCTCGTGCAAGTGTCAGACAGAGATAAAGGACCAAACGGTATAGTGACATGCACTGTAGTGGGTGATGTTCCTTTTCAGCTGAAACCTGCCAGCGAGGTCGAAGGTGACATGAATAAAAAGAAGTACTTTCTCCACACATCAGCACCACTTGATTATGAAGCCGTGCAGGAGTATAACGTGGTCATTGTTGCCGTGGACTCTGGGAGCCCTAGTCTTTCTAGCAACAATTCACTAATAGTGAAGGTGGGGGACATGAATGACAATCCACCAGTTTTTAGCAAAAGCACAGTGGAGGTTTCATTTCCTGAAAACAATGCTCCCGGTGAGCGTGTTGTCACAGTAGTGGCCTTAGATGCAGACAGTGGCAAAAATGCTGAAATCTCCTACTCCCTGGACTCCTCTGTGAACGGAATATTTTCAATTGATGCAGACACAGGTGACATCCGTGTCAACACCATACTTGACAGGGAGCAGACGGAACGATATGAGTTCAAAGTTATCGCCAAAGACAAAGGCATGCCAGTTCTGCAGGGCTCAGCCACGGTGGTAGTTTTGGTGGCAGATAAAAATGACAATGAGCCAAAGTTCATGCAGGATGTGTTCACTTTCTATATACAGGAAAACCTTCAACCCAACAGTCCTGTTGGCATGATTACAGTCATGGACGCTGACAAAGGGCAAAATGCAGATATGAGTCTGTACATTGAGGAGGAGGAGAACATTTTCTCCATTGACAACAACACAGGTACCATTTTCTCAAACATGGCTTTTGATCGTGAGCAAAGAAACAATTATTCATTCCGTGTCAAAGCTGTTGATGGTGGCGATCCACCTCGGTCTGCTACGGCCACGGTATCTCTCTCTGTAATGGATGTAAATGACAATCCTCCCACTGTTCTTTTTCCAATGAATAACTCATACACGCTGCTCCCACCCTCTAGCAACATAAGGACAGTGGTCAGAACGGTCTCTGCCACTGATACTGATACAGGTGTTAATGCTAACCTTAGCTACAGGATTGTTGGCGGCAACCCGTTTAAACTGTTTGACATGGATGCATGGACAGGAGTCATCTCATTAGTTGGCAAACTAGAGCAAAAGCACTTTGGCCTTCATCGTTTGGTCGTGCAAGTGAATGACAGTGGGGTTCCATCCCAAAGCACCACCACATTAGTTCACATCTATGTCAACGAAACGCTCTTCAACTCCACTATCGTAGAGGCACAAGTTGCCAAAAGTCTCAGTACCCCGCTAAATGCTGACATTGCAGGAGACCCCAACTATGACTTGGGAAAGCAACGGCTCAGCATTGCCATAGGGGTCGTGTCAGGCATCATGACAGTCATACTTATCATCCTTGTGGTTGTCATGGCCCGCTACTGCCGTCCCAAGAACAAGAATGGCTATGAGGCTGGAAAAAAAGACCACGAGGACTTCTTCACACCTCAACAACATGATAAAGGCAAGAAACCCAAGAAAGACAAGAATAAGAAAAAGTCTAAACAACCTTTATACAGCAGCATTGTAACCGTTGAGGCATCTAAGCCAAATGGACAACGCTATGATGGCGTCAACGAGAAACTGTCGGACAGTCCTGGAATGGGCCGATATCGCTCGGTCAACGGTGGCCCTGGAAGCCCAGATCTTGCTCGCCATTACAAATCCAGCTCACCCTTGCCCACAGTGCAGCTGCATCCTCAGTCGCCCACGGCGGGAAAAAAGCACCAGGCTGTTCAGGACCTGCCACCGGCGAACACATTTGTCGGCACTGGAGATAACATATCCATCGGATCAGACCACTGTTCTGAGTACAGCAGCCAAACCATCAACAAGTACAACAAACAG
- the pcdh7b gene encoding protocadherin-7b isoform X5: MRTTGIVDYLSYCFLILQLLSQPAAKQVLRYRLAEEGPADVRVGNVAADLGITAGMDVTFTLESGSEYFKIDNMTGDLSTNERRIDREKLPQCQMIFDENECFIDFEVSVIGPAQSWVDLFEGKVIILDINDNTPSFPSPVLTLSVEENRPIGTLYLLPTATDRDFGRNGIERYELIQDNGESTVRRIGTSGSGSVDSHSGKRRFDEGASRSSVFELQVADTTDGEKQPQLIIKGALDREQRDSYELTLRVRDGGDPPRSSQAILRVMITDVNDNTPRFEKSVYEADLPENSSPGAPILQLKAGDTDVGVNGQIEYVFGAATESVRRLLRLDESTGWLSVLHRIDREDVSQLRFTVMARDRGQPPKTDKATVIINIKDENDNVPNIDIRKIGRIFLKDGVANVAEDVIVDTPIALVQVSDRDKGPNGIVTCTVVGDVPFQLKPASEVEGDMNKKKYFLHTSAPLDYEAVQEYNVVIVAVDSGSPSLSSNNSLIVKVGDMNDNPPVFSKSTVEVSFPENNAPGERVVTVVALDADSGKNAEISYSLDSSVNGIFSIDADTGDIRVNTILDREQTERYEFKVIAKDKGMPVLQGSATVVVLVADKNDNEPKFMQDVFTFYIQENLQPNSPVGMITVMDADKGQNADMSLYIEEEENIFSIDNNTGTIFSNMAFDREQRNNYSFRVKAVDGGDPPRSATATVSLSVMDVNDNPPTVLFPMNNSYTLLPPSSNIRTVVRTVSATDTDTGVNANLSYRIVGGNPFKLFDMDAWTGVISLVGKLEQKHFGLHRLVVQVNDSGVPSQSTTTLVHIYVNETLFNSTIVEAQVAKSLSTPLNADIAGDPNYDLGKQRLSIAIGVVSGIMTVILIILVVVMARYCRPKNKNGYEAGKKDHEDFFTPQQHDKGKKPKKDKNKKKSKQPLYSSIVTVEASKPNGQRYDGVNEKLSDSPGMGRYRSVNGGPGSPDLARHYKSSSPLPTVQLHPQSPTAGKKHQAVQDLPPANTFVGTGDNISIGSDHCSEYSSQTINKYNKQTLGPCLT; this comes from the coding sequence ATGAGGACTACAGGCATTGTGGACTATTTAAGCTACTGCTTTCTTATTCTGCAGCTGCTGAGTCAGCCCGCAGCCAAGCAAGTGCTCCGGTACCGCCTGGCTGAGGAGGGTCCTGCCGATGTCCGGGTAGGTAATGTAGCCGCGGACCTCGGCATCACGGCAGGCATGGACGTGACTTTTACATTAGAATCAGGCTCCGAGTACTTCAAAATCGATAACATGACCGGAGACCTCAGCACAAACGAGCGGCGAATAGACCGCGAAAAGCTGCCGCAGTGTCAAATGATTTTTGATGAGAACGAATGTTTTATAGATTTCGAAGTGTCTGTGATAGGACCCGCGCAGAGCTGGGTTGATCTCTTCGAAGGCAAAGTGATTATTTTAGACATTAACGACAACACGCCGTCTTTCCCCTCACCTGTTCTCACGCTCTCCGTTGAAGAGAACCGACCCATTGGCACACTTTATCTCCTGCCCACTGCCACCGACAGAGATTTTGGTCGGAATGGAATTGAGCGATACGAGTTAATTCAGGACAACGGCGAGAGCACTGTCAGGCGAATCGGCACTTCCGGCTCGGGCAGTGTTGACAGTCACTCGGGCAAGCGGAGGTTCGACGAGGGAGCAAGCCGTAGCAGCGTCTTTGAACTTCAAGTTGCTGACACCACAGACGGCGAGAAGCAGCCGCAGCTAATTATCAAAGGGGCTCTGGACAGAGAACAGCGCGACTCCTATGAGCTGACTCTGCGGGTTAGAGATGGGGGCGACCCCCCACGCTCCTCCCAAGCCATTCTGAGAGTAATGATCACAGATGTAAATGATAACACCCCACGCTTTGAGAAAAGTGTTTATGAGGCAGACCTACCAGAAAACAGTTCCCCAGGTGCCCCCATACTCCAGCTAAAGGCAGGTGACACTGACGTTGGTGTTAATGGACAGATCGAGTATGTTTTCGGAGCAGCCACAGAGTCAGTGCGACGACTGCTGCGGCTTGATGAGAGCACTGGCTGGCTCAGTGTTTTGCACCGAATTGATCGTGAAGATGTGAGCCAGCTTCGTTTCACAGTCATGGCACGTGACCGTGGTCAGCCTCCTAAAACTGACAAGGCGACAGTGATCATAAACATCAAAGATGAAAATGACAATGTCCCAAATATTGACATCCGAAAAATTGGACGCATCTTTCTGAAAGACGGCGTGGCTAATGTGGCAGAGGATGTGATTGTCGATACACCCATTGCTCTCGTGCAAGTGTCAGACAGAGATAAAGGACCAAACGGTATAGTGACATGCACTGTAGTGGGTGATGTTCCTTTTCAGCTGAAACCTGCCAGCGAGGTCGAAGGTGACATGAATAAAAAGAAGTACTTTCTCCACACATCAGCACCACTTGATTATGAAGCCGTGCAGGAGTATAACGTGGTCATTGTTGCCGTGGACTCTGGGAGCCCTAGTCTTTCTAGCAACAATTCACTAATAGTGAAGGTGGGGGACATGAATGACAATCCACCAGTTTTTAGCAAAAGCACAGTGGAGGTTTCATTTCCTGAAAACAATGCTCCCGGTGAGCGTGTTGTCACAGTAGTGGCCTTAGATGCAGACAGTGGCAAAAATGCTGAAATCTCCTACTCCCTGGACTCCTCTGTGAACGGAATATTTTCAATTGATGCAGACACAGGTGACATCCGTGTCAACACCATACTTGACAGGGAGCAGACGGAACGATATGAGTTCAAAGTTATCGCCAAAGACAAAGGCATGCCAGTTCTGCAGGGCTCAGCCACGGTGGTAGTTTTGGTGGCAGATAAAAATGACAATGAGCCAAAGTTCATGCAGGATGTGTTCACTTTCTATATACAGGAAAACCTTCAACCCAACAGTCCTGTTGGCATGATTACAGTCATGGACGCTGACAAAGGGCAAAATGCAGATATGAGTCTGTACATTGAGGAGGAGGAGAACATTTTCTCCATTGACAACAACACAGGTACCATTTTCTCAAACATGGCTTTTGATCGTGAGCAAAGAAACAATTATTCATTCCGTGTCAAAGCTGTTGATGGTGGCGATCCACCTCGGTCTGCTACGGCCACGGTATCTCTCTCTGTAATGGATGTAAATGACAATCCTCCCACTGTTCTTTTTCCAATGAATAACTCATACACGCTGCTCCCACCCTCTAGCAACATAAGGACAGTGGTCAGAACGGTCTCTGCCACTGATACTGATACAGGTGTTAATGCTAACCTTAGCTACAGGATTGTTGGCGGCAACCCGTTTAAACTGTTTGACATGGATGCATGGACAGGAGTCATCTCATTAGTTGGCAAACTAGAGCAAAAGCACTTTGGCCTTCATCGTTTGGTCGTGCAAGTGAATGACAGTGGGGTTCCATCCCAAAGCACCACCACATTAGTTCACATCTATGTCAACGAAACGCTCTTCAACTCCACTATCGTAGAGGCACAAGTTGCCAAAAGTCTCAGTACCCCGCTAAATGCTGACATTGCAGGAGACCCCAACTATGACTTGGGAAAGCAACGGCTCAGCATTGCCATAGGGGTCGTGTCAGGCATCATGACAGTCATACTTATCATCCTTGTGGTTGTCATGGCCCGCTACTGCCGTCCCAAGAACAAGAATGGCTATGAGGCTGGAAAAAAAGACCACGAGGACTTCTTCACACCTCAACAACATGATAAAGGCAAGAAACCCAAGAAAGACAAGAATAAGAAAAAGTCTAAACAACCTTTATACAGCAGCATTGTAACCGTTGAGGCATCTAAGCCAAATGGACAACGCTATGATGGCGTCAACGAGAAACTGTCGGACAGTCCTGGAATGGGCCGATATCGCTCGGTCAACGGTGGCCCTGGAAGCCCAGATCTTGCTCGCCATTACAAATCCAGCTCACCCTTGCCCACAGTGCAGCTGCATCCTCAGTCGCCCACGGCGGGAAAAAAGCACCAGGCTGTTCAGGACCTGCCACCGGCGAACACATTTGTCGGCACTGGAGATAACATATCCATCGGATCAGACCACTGTTCTGAGTACAGCAGCCAAACCATCAACAAGTACAACAAACAG
- the pcdh7b gene encoding protocadherin-7b isoform X4, with translation MRTTGIVDYLSYCFLILQLLSQPAAKQVLRYRLAEEGPADVRVGNVAADLGITAGMDVTFTLESGSEYFKIDNMTGDLSTNERRIDREKLPQCQMIFDENECFIDFEVSVIGPAQSWVDLFEGKVIILDINDNTPSFPSPVLTLSVEENRPIGTLYLLPTATDRDFGRNGIERYELIQDNGESTVRRIGTSGSGSVDSHSGKRRFDEGASRSSVFELQVADTTDGEKQPQLIIKGALDREQRDSYELTLRVRDGGDPPRSSQAILRVMITDVNDNTPRFEKSVYEADLPENSSPGAPILQLKAGDTDVGVNGQIEYVFGAATESVRRLLRLDESTGWLSVLHRIDREDVSQLRFTVMARDRGQPPKTDKATVIINIKDENDNVPNIDIRKIGRIFLKDGVANVAEDVIVDTPIALVQVSDRDKGPNGIVTCTVVGDVPFQLKPASEVEGDMNKKKYFLHTSAPLDYEAVQEYNVVIVAVDSGSPSLSSNNSLIVKVGDMNDNPPVFSKSTVEVSFPENNAPGERVVTVVALDADSGKNAEISYSLDSSVNGIFSIDADTGDIRVNTILDREQTERYEFKVIAKDKGMPVLQGSATVVVLVADKNDNEPKFMQDVFTFYIQENLQPNSPVGMITVMDADKGQNADMSLYIEEEENIFSIDNNTGTIFSNMAFDREQRNNYSFRVKAVDGGDPPRSATATVSLSVMDVNDNPPTVLFPMNNSYTLLPPSSNIRTVVRTVSATDTDTGVNANLSYRIVGGNPFKLFDMDAWTGVISLVGKLEQKHFGLHRLVVQVNDSGVPSQSTTTLVHIYVNETLFNSTIVEAQVAKSLSTPLNADIAGDPNYDLGKQRLSIAIGVVSGIMTVILIILVVVMARYCRPKNKNGYEAGKKDHEDFFTPQQHDKGKKPKKDKNKKKSKQPLYSSIVTVEASKPNGQRYDGVNEKLSDSPGMGRYRSVNGGPGSPDLARHYKSSSPLPTVQLHPQSPTAGKKHQAVQDLPPANTFVGTGDNISIGSDHCSEYSSQTINKYNKQETVYCHWLAEGLIV, from the coding sequence ATGAGGACTACAGGCATTGTGGACTATTTAAGCTACTGCTTTCTTATTCTGCAGCTGCTGAGTCAGCCCGCAGCCAAGCAAGTGCTCCGGTACCGCCTGGCTGAGGAGGGTCCTGCCGATGTCCGGGTAGGTAATGTAGCCGCGGACCTCGGCATCACGGCAGGCATGGACGTGACTTTTACATTAGAATCAGGCTCCGAGTACTTCAAAATCGATAACATGACCGGAGACCTCAGCACAAACGAGCGGCGAATAGACCGCGAAAAGCTGCCGCAGTGTCAAATGATTTTTGATGAGAACGAATGTTTTATAGATTTCGAAGTGTCTGTGATAGGACCCGCGCAGAGCTGGGTTGATCTCTTCGAAGGCAAAGTGATTATTTTAGACATTAACGACAACACGCCGTCTTTCCCCTCACCTGTTCTCACGCTCTCCGTTGAAGAGAACCGACCCATTGGCACACTTTATCTCCTGCCCACTGCCACCGACAGAGATTTTGGTCGGAATGGAATTGAGCGATACGAGTTAATTCAGGACAACGGCGAGAGCACTGTCAGGCGAATCGGCACTTCCGGCTCGGGCAGTGTTGACAGTCACTCGGGCAAGCGGAGGTTCGACGAGGGAGCAAGCCGTAGCAGCGTCTTTGAACTTCAAGTTGCTGACACCACAGACGGCGAGAAGCAGCCGCAGCTAATTATCAAAGGGGCTCTGGACAGAGAACAGCGCGACTCCTATGAGCTGACTCTGCGGGTTAGAGATGGGGGCGACCCCCCACGCTCCTCCCAAGCCATTCTGAGAGTAATGATCACAGATGTAAATGATAACACCCCACGCTTTGAGAAAAGTGTTTATGAGGCAGACCTACCAGAAAACAGTTCCCCAGGTGCCCCCATACTCCAGCTAAAGGCAGGTGACACTGACGTTGGTGTTAATGGACAGATCGAGTATGTTTTCGGAGCAGCCACAGAGTCAGTGCGACGACTGCTGCGGCTTGATGAGAGCACTGGCTGGCTCAGTGTTTTGCACCGAATTGATCGTGAAGATGTGAGCCAGCTTCGTTTCACAGTCATGGCACGTGACCGTGGTCAGCCTCCTAAAACTGACAAGGCGACAGTGATCATAAACATCAAAGATGAAAATGACAATGTCCCAAATATTGACATCCGAAAAATTGGACGCATCTTTCTGAAAGACGGCGTGGCTAATGTGGCAGAGGATGTGATTGTCGATACACCCATTGCTCTCGTGCAAGTGTCAGACAGAGATAAAGGACCAAACGGTATAGTGACATGCACTGTAGTGGGTGATGTTCCTTTTCAGCTGAAACCTGCCAGCGAGGTCGAAGGTGACATGAATAAAAAGAAGTACTTTCTCCACACATCAGCACCACTTGATTATGAAGCCGTGCAGGAGTATAACGTGGTCATTGTTGCCGTGGACTCTGGGAGCCCTAGTCTTTCTAGCAACAATTCACTAATAGTGAAGGTGGGGGACATGAATGACAATCCACCAGTTTTTAGCAAAAGCACAGTGGAGGTTTCATTTCCTGAAAACAATGCTCCCGGTGAGCGTGTTGTCACAGTAGTGGCCTTAGATGCAGACAGTGGCAAAAATGCTGAAATCTCCTACTCCCTGGACTCCTCTGTGAACGGAATATTTTCAATTGATGCAGACACAGGTGACATCCGTGTCAACACCATACTTGACAGGGAGCAGACGGAACGATATGAGTTCAAAGTTATCGCCAAAGACAAAGGCATGCCAGTTCTGCAGGGCTCAGCCACGGTGGTAGTTTTGGTGGCAGATAAAAATGACAATGAGCCAAAGTTCATGCAGGATGTGTTCACTTTCTATATACAGGAAAACCTTCAACCCAACAGTCCTGTTGGCATGATTACAGTCATGGACGCTGACAAAGGGCAAAATGCAGATATGAGTCTGTACATTGAGGAGGAGGAGAACATTTTCTCCATTGACAACAACACAGGTACCATTTTCTCAAACATGGCTTTTGATCGTGAGCAAAGAAACAATTATTCATTCCGTGTCAAAGCTGTTGATGGTGGCGATCCACCTCGGTCTGCTACGGCCACGGTATCTCTCTCTGTAATGGATGTAAATGACAATCCTCCCACTGTTCTTTTTCCAATGAATAACTCATACACGCTGCTCCCACCCTCTAGCAACATAAGGACAGTGGTCAGAACGGTCTCTGCCACTGATACTGATACAGGTGTTAATGCTAACCTTAGCTACAGGATTGTTGGCGGCAACCCGTTTAAACTGTTTGACATGGATGCATGGACAGGAGTCATCTCATTAGTTGGCAAACTAGAGCAAAAGCACTTTGGCCTTCATCGTTTGGTCGTGCAAGTGAATGACAGTGGGGTTCCATCCCAAAGCACCACCACATTAGTTCACATCTATGTCAACGAAACGCTCTTCAACTCCACTATCGTAGAGGCACAAGTTGCCAAAAGTCTCAGTACCCCGCTAAATGCTGACATTGCAGGAGACCCCAACTATGACTTGGGAAAGCAACGGCTCAGCATTGCCATAGGGGTCGTGTCAGGCATCATGACAGTCATACTTATCATCCTTGTGGTTGTCATGGCCCGCTACTGCCGTCCCAAGAACAAGAATGGCTATGAGGCTGGAAAAAAAGACCACGAGGACTTCTTCACACCTCAACAACATGATAAAGGCAAGAAACCCAAGAAAGACAAGAATAAGAAAAAGTCTAAACAACCTTTATACAGCAGCATTGTAACCGTTGAGGCATCTAAGCCAAATGGACAACGCTATGATGGCGTCAACGAGAAACTGTCGGACAGTCCTGGAATGGGCCGATATCGCTCGGTCAACGGTGGCCCTGGAAGCCCAGATCTTGCTCGCCATTACAAATCCAGCTCACCCTTGCCCACAGTGCAGCTGCATCCTCAGTCGCCCACGGCGGGAAAAAAGCACCAGGCTGTTCAGGACCTGCCACCGGCGAACACATTTGTCGGCACTGGAGATAACATATCCATCGGATCAGACCACTGTTCTGAGTACAGCAGCCAAACCATCAACAAGTACAACAAACAG